From one Desulfobaculum bizertense DSM 18034 genomic stretch:
- a CDS encoding YigZ family protein → MSQEYDIPAVSRHQAEDVIKRSHFITTLSHVQSVEEARAFIAEIKAEHPDATHNCWAFNAGPAGDTAFVGCSDDGEPSGTAGRPMLNVLNHCPVGEIAAVVTRYYGGIKLGTGGLVRAYSGMVQLGLDTLPTKRRFEAASVHIGIEYRHITLFKRMLERHEAEIQEENFGTDAQFMLRLPKRNLETLCAELVEMTDGIARIHVQK, encoded by the coding sequence ATGTCACAGGAATACGACATCCCCGCAGTTTCCCGCCATCAGGCGGAAGACGTCATAAAACGCAGTCATTTTATCACGACCCTTTCCCACGTCCAAAGCGTTGAAGAGGCGCGTGCATTCATCGCAGAAATCAAGGCAGAGCACCCAGATGCAACGCATAACTGCTGGGCTTTCAATGCTGGTCCGGCAGGAGACACGGCCTTTGTTGGCTGCTCTGACGACGGTGAACCTTCCGGCACAGCTGGCCGTCCCATGCTCAACGTGCTGAACCACTGTCCTGTTGGCGAGATAGCCGCAGTGGTCACCCGGTATTACGGTGGCATCAAGCTTGGGACAGGCGGCCTTGTTCGGGCGTACTCAGGCATGGTGCAGCTTGGGCTGGACACTCTTCCTACAAAGCGCCGCTTTGAGGCTGCATCTGTGCACATTGGCATTGAGTATCGGCACATCACACTTTTTAAGCGAATGCTTGAGCGCCACGAAGCCGAAATACAGGAAGAAAATTTTGGGACGGACGCCCAGTTTATGCTTCGTCTCCCAAAGCGAAACCTTGAGACACTGTGTGCGGAGCTTGTTGAGATGACTGACGGCATCGCGCGAATTCACGTTCAAAAGTAA
- a CDS encoding molybdopterin-dependent oxidoreductase translates to MKKNEQLTACTLDCFDACSLLVAVEKDGKISLRGNPDHPFTAGFCCAKQKRIGERLSSPDRITQPLVRSGANYWPVSWDEALKLICSRLDRLRKTPERILHVQGYGYRGLYSDISRWFFRTLGASGTSGSPCATTGNNAFRDDFGSVRHSRVTELYKARSIVNWGRDLTRAYLHLSAAVAKARKNGTHVLSITPTADTAREFSDETLFIRPGTDRFLAAALCRRLLAAGVSKDVQAATRDFSAFEARLAALDEAELLQACGVDRADLNRLVELYTNGPCATLVGLGLQRYVHGRENVRYINAAAMLSGNMGRSGGGTYYNLASGLFLRSWAEDFSPAPPREMPLHRLGRCMQEEETPFEFVFVQGTNPVNQLPDGNAIADAFARTGFVVAVDAFFNDTTLRADVILPCALMLEREEIVDSGMHNCVNWAAKVCEPPEGVRNDWDIVQAIAERLEEPLVLPDKEEMLRYGLGPSVNGSLEELREKGFLPCEFQDVAYEGMQFDTDDGLYHAPEFLSDEERSSEYPLSLLSLVRKDSLHSQRLEEPHSGALRAWISPKSPALKNIDLNAPVQIVSPHGKLEVDLRLDDSVHPEALVVRRGGWMRFSRCVNPLVAPRATDGGGGIAYYSQLVRIENIR, encoded by the coding sequence ATGAAGAAAAACGAGCAGCTAACAGCATGCACTCTGGACTGCTTTGATGCATGTTCTCTTCTTGTAGCTGTTGAAAAAGATGGGAAAATATCCCTGAGAGGGAATCCGGACCATCCTTTTACAGCAGGCTTTTGTTGCGCAAAACAAAAACGGATAGGAGAACGCCTCTCAAGTCCTGACCGTATAACCCAGCCTCTTGTCAGGTCTGGGGCGAATTATTGGCCTGTGAGCTGGGATGAAGCCTTGAAACTTATTTGCTCCCGTCTGGACCGCTTACGAAAAACACCAGAGCGAATACTCCATGTGCAGGGATATGGGTATCGCGGTTTGTATAGTGATATTTCCCGGTGGTTTTTTCGAACTCTTGGGGCTTCCGGAACGAGTGGCTCCCCCTGCGCAACCACAGGAAATAACGCCTTTCGTGATGATTTTGGCTCTGTTCGGCATAGCCGTGTGACAGAGTTGTACAAGGCCAGAAGTATCGTGAACTGGGGGCGTGACCTCACAAGAGCCTATTTGCATTTGAGTGCTGCGGTGGCCAAGGCCCGCAAAAATGGCACGCATGTTTTGAGCATTACGCCAACTGCTGACACTGCTCGGGAATTCTCTGACGAGACGCTGTTTATTCGGCCTGGGACAGACCGTTTTCTTGCTGCGGCCCTGTGTCGACGACTTCTTGCTGCTGGTGTGTCCAAAGATGTTCAGGCGGCGACGCGTGATTTTTCTGCCTTTGAGGCACGACTCGCTGCTCTTGATGAGGCAGAACTTTTGCAGGCCTGCGGGGTGGACAGAGCGGATTTGAACCGCCTTGTGGAGCTGTACACAAACGGACCCTGTGCCACTCTTGTTGGGCTTGGTTTGCAGCGCTATGTGCATGGGCGGGAAAATGTGCGGTATATCAATGCTGCGGCCATGTTGTCTGGAAACATGGGGAGAAGTGGGGGCGGAACGTATTATAATCTGGCTTCCGGACTGTTCCTGCGCTCATGGGCAGAGGATTTTTCTCCTGCTCCGCCACGGGAAATGCCGCTGCATCGGCTTGGGCGCTGCATGCAGGAAGAGGAGACTCCTTTTGAATTTGTTTTTGTGCAGGGCACAAATCCTGTAAACCAGCTCCCTGATGGCAATGCGATTGCTGACGCCTTTGCCCGTACAGGATTTGTCGTTGCTGTGGATGCATTTTTTAATGACACGACCCTGCGGGCTGATGTGATTTTACCCTGTGCGCTTATGCTGGAGCGAGAGGAAATCGTTGATTCCGGGATGCATAATTGCGTGAACTGGGCGGCCAAGGTCTGCGAGCCGCCAGAGGGTGTGCGCAATGACTGGGACATCGTGCAGGCAATTGCCGAGCGACTGGAGGAGCCGCTTGTTCTTCCTGACAAAGAAGAAATGCTGCGCTACGGGCTTGGCCCCAGCGTGAATGGGTCCCTTGAGGAACTACGAGAAAAAGGCTTTTTGCCCTGTGAGTTCCAGGACGTTGCGTATGAGGGGATGCAGTTTGATACTGACGATGGGCTGTATCATGCTCCAGAGTTTTTGAGCGATGAAGAGCGAAGTTCTGAATATCCGCTGAGTCTTTTGTCTCTGGTGCGAAAAGATTCTCTGCATTCCCAGCGTCTGGAAGAACCGCATTCTGGAGCCTTGCGGGCGTGGATTTCACCCAAAAGCCCGGCGCTGAAAAATATTGACCTGAATGCTCCGGTGCAGATTGTGAGTCCGCATGGGAAACTTGAGGTTGACCTGCGTCTTGATGACAGTGTTCATCCAGAGGCTCTTGTGGTTCGCCGGGGCGGATGGATGCGGTTTTCCCGCTGCGTGAATCCCCTTGTTGCTCCTCGTGCGACGGATGGCGGTGGGGGAATTGCGTATTATAGTCAGCTGGTTCGGATCGAGAATATCCGCTAA